From the Malus domestica chromosome 17, GDT2T_hap1 genome, one window contains:
- the LOC103417027 gene encoding disease resistance protein RPV1-like has protein sequence MNTGSLALATAAAGGSSSSRRSNRWKYEVFVSFRGEDTRTGFTDHLFKALRDAGINTFKDYELRKGENIQREIDREIEGSRIAVVVFSKSYAESRWCLRELSKIMRYREDQEGKVVYPIFYEVDPSEVRKQSGSFGEAFQKHERDEDPNEVEQWRKDLKASADLVGRNLETTADRREGEFIQKVVGDINGLLKTSDLKEAKHSVGIAFRVEEFSTKYLDVGDSHDVQIIGIWGMGGIGKTTLARAIYSTYHHSFRGQCYLEEVRGKKKNMVSLQEQLLRDVLKRPDIKISSVGEGTKEIEKRLGSMKVLIVVDDIDDADQLDELAIEHDSFGPGSRIILITRDEQVLNIQKVDKKYKAQTMTDEEALKLLSWHAFGNHCPDKEYIELATDVVDYCGGLPLALKVVGRLLAKKTKTIWKSTLYKLRNIPHGKIHETLRLSYDGLSDDHVKGVFLDISHFFINWHGTHVMAILDSCSGFCVESEIKTIQDRCLLDFDSPTFRMHDLIRDVGREIVRAECAMEPGKRSRLWHHEDVTSVLRDESGTEAIRGLFLELPENSDEHPFLTKTFKKMRHLKFLKLSYVKLTGSYSHLSKELRLLLWQGFPLEVIPEDFDLRNLVLIDLSNSKLVRVWEDSNQLPKKLKFLYLGHSRNLTQLPDFSKLPHLESLGLNSCKSVSGGYHLFAQLKMLKFLDLRDCSITDDAIVESLWSLSSLCSLLLDGNGFNRLPILSGLSQLTSLYLNHCTNLQAIPDLPTSLHILRANYCTELEIMPDLPEMSKMEELQLKDCRKLKDIPNLDNFLCNMHTLHMEGCTSLTATFKENILKKWVGDVIGGLSLSVNDIPRRLPYVAQADETVKIDVPPTSDYIGGLVVCIIYSSDNSDCTGSLCISVVNHTQRTRFHIWPMETTVTASHECYLWLGNLTNKKLNLKGGDRVRVLADFTGTEDDHQIKVKKTEVDIVEREFGAADWTYVDYDRVPYDSDEEDTDDDTELSDLNIKSKL, from the exons ATGAATACCGGCAGCCTCGCCCTTGCAACCGCCGCCGCCGGCGGTTCGTCTTCCTCTCGGCGTTCAAACCGCTGGAAGTACGAGGTGTTCGTGAGCTTTAGAGGCGAGGACACACGCACTGGGTTCACAGACCACCTCTTCAAAGCGTTACGCGATGCCGGAATTAACACGTTTAAAGACTACGAGCTCAGAAAGGGGGAGAATATACAGAGAGAAATTGACCGAGAAATCGAAGGGTCGAGGATCGCGGTCGTCGTCTTCTCAAAGAGTTACGCGGAGTCCCGATGGTGCCTGAGGGAGCTGTCGAAGATCATGAGGTACCGAGAAGATCAAGAGGGGAAAGTAGTCTATCCAATATTCTACGAAGTTGACCCTTCTGAAGTGAGGAAACAGAGTGGTAGTTTTGGGGAAGCATTTCAGAAGCATGAAAGGGATGAAGACCCAAATGAGGTCGAGCAGTGGAGAAAGGATCTTAAGGCTTCTGCAGATTTGGTTGGCCGGAATCTTGAAACCACTGCGGACAG GCGTGAAGGAGAATTTATCCAGAAAGTTGTTGGGGACATCAACGGACTACTAAAAACCAGCGACTTAAAAGAAGCCAAGCACTCAGTTGGAATAGCTTTTCGTGTGGAAGAATTCAGTACTAAATACTTAGATGTTGGAGATTCACATGATGTTCAAATAATTGGAATTTGGGGTATGGGCGGCATAGGTAAAACAACACTTGCGAGAGCCATTTATAGCACATACCATCATAGTTTCCGTGGTCAATGTTACCTTGAAGAGGTGAGgggtaaaaagaaaaatatggttAGTCTGCAAGAACAACTTCTTCGAGATGTTTTGAAACGGCCTGACATTAAAATAAGTAGTGTTGGCGAAGGGACCAAGGAGATAGAGAAAAGACTTGGAAGCATGAAGGTACTCATCGTAGTTGATGACATTGATGATGCGGACCAATTAGATGAATTGGCGATAGAACATGACTCGTTTGGTCCAGGAAGTAGGATTATTTTGATAACAAGAGATGAACAAGTGCTGAATATACAGAAGGTGGATAAAAAATATAAGGCACAAACGATGACGGATGAAGAAGCTCTTAAGCTCCTTAGTTGGCATGCGTTTGGAAATCATTGTCCTGATAAAGAATATATTGAACTCGCAACAGATGTTGTTGATTATTGTGGAGGATTGCCGCTAGCTCTTAAAGTCGTAGGCCGTTTGTTGGCGAAAAAGACTAAAACCATATGGAAAAGTACATTGTATAAATTGAGAAATATTCCACATGGAAAAATTCATGAAACACTTAGATTAAGCTATGACGGGCTAAGTGATGATCATGTGAAAGGTGTGTTCCTTGACATATCTCATTTCTTTATTAACTGGCATGGAACTCATGTCATGGCAATATTGGATAGTTGCAGTGGCTTTTGTGTAGAATCAGAAATCAAGACCATTCAAGATCGATGTCTTCTAGATTTTGATTCACCAACATTTAGGATGCATGATTTGATTCGAGACGTGGGAAGAGAAATTGTGCGGGCAGAATGTGCTATGGAACCTGGAAAACGTAGTCGATTGTGGCATCATGAAGACGTAACAAGCGTGTTAAGAGACGAATCT GGAACGGAAGCGATTAGAGGGCTATTTTTAGAGTTGCCAGAAAATTCTGACGAGCATCCCTTCCTCACAAAAACATTTAAGAAGATGCGGCATCTGAAATTTCTCAAACTCAGTTATGTAAAGCTCACTGGAAGCTACAGTCATCTTTCCAAGGAGTTAAGATTATTGCTTTGGCAGGGATTTCCTCTAGAGGTCATACCTGAAGATTTTGATTTACGAAACTTAGTTCTTATTGACTTGAGCAACAGCAAGCTTGTCCGAGTTTGGGAGGATTCCAATCAG TTGCCGAAGAAGTTGAAGTTTCTTTATCTCGGTCATTCCCGTAACCTGACTCAATTACCAGACTTTTCAAAACTCCCACATCTCGAGAGTTTGGGCCTCAACAGCTGTAAGAGTGTGTCTGGGGGTTACCATTTATTTGCACAACTGAAGATGCTTAAGTTTTTAGATCTTAGAGACTGCAGTATAACGGATGATGCCATTGTTGAAAGCCTTTGGAGTCTATCTTCTTTATGCAGTTTATTACTAGATGGAAATGGTTTTAATAGGCTACCCATCCTCAGTGGCCTTTCCCAGCTTACATCTTTGTATCTAAATCATTGCACAAACCTTCAGGCAATCCCAGATTTGCCGACAAGTTTGCATATACTGCGCGCGAATTACTGCACTGAACTGGAAATTATGCCCGACCTTCCAGAGATGTCGAAAATGGAGGAATTGCAACTGAAAGACTGCCGCAAACTCAAAGATATTCCAAACCTGGATAACTTCTTGTGCAACATGCATACCCTTCATATGGAAGGGTGCACCAGTCTCACTGCTACTTTTAAGGAGAACATCCTAAAG AAATGGGTGGGGGATGTAATTGGTGGACTTTCTCTCTCTGTAAATGATATTCCTCGCCGGTTACCCTATGTCGCGCAAGCGGATGAAACTGTCAAAATTGATGTGCCGCCTACTTCTGATTATATAGGAGGGTTGGTTGTGTGCATCATTTATTCTTCGGACAACTCAGACTGTACTGGGTCCCTATGCATTAGTGTTGTTAATCATACCCAGCGAACTCGTTTTCACATTTGGCCAATGGAGACCACCGTAACTGCTTCCCATGAATGTTATCTTTGGCTGGGAAATCTTACAAACAAGAAGCTCAATCTGAAAGGTGGCGACAGGGTTCGTGTGCTTGCAGACTTTACTGGAACAGAGGATGATCATCAAATTAAGGTGAAGAAAACAGAAGTGGATATCGTAGAACGGGAATTTGGAGCTGCTGATTGGACATATGTGGACTATGACCGTGTGCCATACGATTCTGATGAGGAGGACACTGACGACGATACAGAGTTATCTGATCTCAATATTAAAAGCAAGCTTTGA
- the LOC139193628 gene encoding putative pentatricopeptide repeat-containing protein At3g01580, producing the protein MKSRQVLANLLASCNSGKSVAQLHSQTLKAGLSQDSFFATKLNALYAKYESLGHARKVFEETPHRTVYLWNSTLRSYCRENRWEETLCLFRNMMSESRGNDEKPDNFTIPIALKACARLRALACGKIIHGFVKKHEKVALHMFVGSALIELYSKCGQIGKAMKVFDEFLHLDVFLWTSMVTGYEQNGGPEEALEFFSRMVMVGRINPDRVTLVSAVSACAQLSNFRIGSCVHGVSIRNGFNSDLSLGNALLNLYAKTGYVKTAARLFMKMPENDVVSWSSMIACYTHNRDVIKALNLFNETIDMRIEPNLVTLVSALQACALAGNLEEGKKIHEIATGKCFELDIKVATALIDMYMKCSAPEKAGDLFNRMPKKDVVSWAALLSGYAHNGMAYKSIGVFRNMLLDATQPDAVAIVKLLAACSELGIFFNKLSASMLM; encoded by the coding sequence ATGAAAAGTAGGCAAGTCCTTGCTAATCTGCTTGCATCATGCAACAGCGGCAAATCAGTGGCGCAGTTGCACTCTCAAACCCTCAAAGCCGGCCTTTCCCAAGACAGCTTCTTTGCCACAAAACTCAACGCTCTCTACGCAAAATATGAGTCCCTCGGTCATGCCCGCAAGGTGTTCGAAGAAACGCCCCACAGAACTGTCTATCTCTGGAACTCCACGCTCAGGAGCTACTGTAGAGAGAATCGATGGGAAGAGACCTTGTGTCTATTTCGTAACATGATGTCTGAGTCAAGAGGTAATGATGAAAAGCCTGATAATTTCACCATTCCCATTGCTCTGAAGGCTTGTGCGAGGTTAAGGGCGCTGGCATGTGGAAAAATAATACATGGGTTTGTGAAGAAACACGAGAAGGTTGCATTGCATATGTTTGTGGGTTCTGCATTGATTGAATTGTATTCCAAATGCGGACAAATCGGTAAGGCTATGAAAGTGTTTGACGAGTTTTTGCACCTTGATGTGTTTTTGTGGACTTCTATGGTTACTGGATATGAGCAGAATGGTGGTCCTGAAGAAGCATTGGAGTTTTTCTCCCGAATGGTGATGGTGGGGCGCATTAATCCTGACCGAGTGACGCTTGTTAGTGCAGTTTCAGCTTGTGCTCAGTTATCAAATTTTAGAATTGGAAGTTGTGTGCATGGTGTTTCTATTAGGAACGGGTTCAACTCTGATTTATCTTTAGGTAATGCATTGCTAAATCTCTATGCAAAGACGGGTTATGTTAAGACTGCCGCTAGGTTGTTCATGAAGATGCCGGAAAACGATGTGGTTTCTTGGAGCTCCATGATTGCCTGTTACACTCATAACAGGGATGTAATAAAAGCGTTAAATCTTTTCAACGAAACGATTGAtatgagaatcgaacctaattTAGTGACTCTGGTAAGTGCATTACAAGCATGTGCACTGGCAGGTAATTTAGAAGAAGGTAAAAAGATCCACGAAATCGCTACTGGGAAGTGTTTCGAGTTAGATATAAAGGTAGCTACAGCCTTGATTGATATGTACATGAAGTGCTCTGCACCTGAAAAAGCAGGTGATCTCTTCAATAGAATGCCAAAGAAAGATGTGGTTTCGTGGGCTGCCTTGTTAAGCGGGTATGCTCATAACGGAATGGCATACAAGTCAATTGGGGTCTTTCGCAACATGCTATTAGATGCAACTCAACCTGATGCCGTTGCTATAGTCAAGCTTCTTGCAGCTTGTTCGGAATTAGGGATTTTCTTCAACAAGCTCTCTGCCTCCATGCTTATGTGA
- the LOC108172918 gene encoding uncharacterized protein isoform X6, whose product MGIGGSKYVFFFCLSFLLIFLEFFVFSCKGKENTEISGSMGIFLLKLLAHFSGIFGFQLQGIGALRPKNMCVNFINFSEAPNLEGFHALDKQGLLKEKQEITIEKAMRNKRKCITAVKGLQLFGNYNLLLDLIRH is encoded by the exons ATGGGTATTGGTGGttcaaaatatgttttttttttctgcttaaGTTTCTTGCTCATTTTCCTggaattttttgttttcagttGTAAGGGTAAAGAGAACACTGAAATCTCAGGTTCAATGGGTATTTTTCTGCTTAAGCTTCTTGCTcatttttctgggatttttggttttcagttgCAAGG GATAGGTGCATTGAGACCTAAAAATATGTGCGTGAACTTCATAAATTTTTCTGAGGCTCCAAACCTTGAAGG GTTTCATGCGCTTGATAAACAAGGCTTGCTTAAG GAGAAGCAAGAAATTACAATTGAAAAGGCCATGCGTAATAAGCGGAAATGTATCACCGCTGTGAAAGGGCTGCAGCTTTTTG GTAACTACAATTTACTTTTGGATTTGATTCGTCACTGA